Within Portunus trituberculatus isolate SZX2019 chromosome 18, ASM1759143v1, whole genome shotgun sequence, the genomic segment AGTCATAAAGATCAAAGACATTATTGTCTCTGaaaagtgttattgtgagacATTTGCATTAAACGTAAGCCGAACGTAAGCCAACGTCTTGTAACCTTACAACTTCACGATCCGCCAACACAACCAACACGACGAGGTATATACATAAAAATTAACATTCATATCAAATTAACTCATTTGAGgcgatgaataataataatgttgttcTTTACAACTGTAACaaaagctaaataaaaaaaataaaaaaaacggaaaactgAACCAATCTATAGGGTCACACGACAGGTAAAGGGCGACACACTTGGAGTGGTTTATAGAGCGCGTGCTGAATAGGTACATAGCTGCTTACCTCGGTAGGTGGGCGTGGTAATGCCCACAGTATACAGGTACGTACTTATGTGCACATAACATTCTTGTTCCCTTCTAACTTTCCAGTCTCTTTGTAAGGCACCTGGCATAATAATTACCTCGACTCTACAACAACTcaataaatcaatagaaaagGTTGTTTAGTCCTTGGTTTCTTATGCTTTGTCCAACGACGCCATGCCTTAAGATTAAAGGACTCTTGAGGAGATATGTACATAcagtacacttttttttttttttttacatatcatcttattttttttgtcactgcTACCCATACAACGACAACTCTAACATCAAGAATGCGGTGCAATATAATAAACACGAGTAGTCAGTCATCCAGTGTGGCCAGAGTTCTTTCCCATAACCAGTacatcacacacaaacatatacacGCTGCAGCACAGCACACACCGACAGAAGAAAACCCGCTGGCAGGTGGTGAGGAAGGATATGTAGACACGATAGAGAGTCTGGAAGAAAGTATCCCACCAGTGCTTCACCGAGTGACCGTGGCTCTACTACTAATGTCTGCACGCTCTGGCACTGGCACCACCGCTAGTCCACTAGTCCATTATACTTACCAACATTCACCaaagggaatatatatatatatatatatatatatatatatatatatatatatatatatatatatatatatatatatatatatatatatatatatatatatatatatatatatgaattaggAGTCATGCACATGATAATAAATCTTATGGAATCATGGGTTTATAGTAGCTGCAGATTGtacagaaaaattaataaaatcaaataaataaatagatgaataaataaatatatgaaataagagTCAGAACATAAAGTACCCATTGTTAAATTTAAATCCATGATTGTGCTACGCTCTACTTACATAAGTGTCTCAGGAATCATTGGTTTCTTTTAGTCTTGATAGGGCAATGATATGTAATATTCCCGTAGAgtttcatcaccactatctgACAACTCTGCCCGTCAGTCGTCCGTCTCTCCCCACCCTGTGATGAAACCCCGATAtcttgatcctctctctctctctcattttatttcattaataattttaATACCATTCATATTAACTTGCAATCTCTAAGTCAAGAAAGTTTTTAGtgccatcattattaatatcgcGGAAACAAAGAGAATACATTACTTCTTAGTGTTCCTCTATCATCAAATGCCCGgtagattttctttttcaacattCATACATGTATACGTACTGTAAACTGCAACGATGCACTGCCAAGAATCACAAAACAGGTTCTCACTTCTCGATCGTAACCGAGTCTACTACAAATGTACAGCACTACGTATGTGAGATGGGCGTCGCCGCTTCTTATGGCGGTGCCACAAACCTGCTAGTGGCCGGTGGTCTTTTGAATCATACAATTAGACAATTGCAATTTTAGGATAAAAGCTCAGAATATGCTGAGTTTGTCATCTGTTTAGCGGATTTTTTCCTATTGATTGATGACGTGGTTAAGGACAGAGACAGGGTAATGGGTGTAGCCTATGTGGTGGCGTCTCTCGGTCTCTACTGGCTCCCTGGTATTGATTAGTGCTTCTAGCTGCCCCGCCCGTCTGCACCTGTGGGTGTACTACGCCTATATTCCTCGCCAGATGAATGATAGTCTCACTACCCGGCCaatgaagaacacacacacacacacacacacacctatatgtCCCCTCCAAAGGTTCAAGATGTGTGCTGGAGCTCCTCGGAGCAGTCAGGAGTTGGACTGTAACCTTCCCCTCTCGTGCAAGCATGCAGAGAGGTGTGAGACATGAGGGTGGACGCGAGTGATAAGTATCAAGTGTTTATCTTCAAAGGGCAAGATGACCCTTAGCACCGGGACTCTGTCAAGGCTATATAGAGTGACCTTAACTCTGCCACCTTatactatacatttttttttttttttttttttttaggtacacCGTCCACTTGGCATTCGCGTGCACTTAATACTCGTCCTTCTTTGGTATccgtccttcccctcttctctctgctTTCATAGAACgtactgtatatgtgtgtgtgtgtgtgtgtgtgtgtgtgtgtgtgtgtgtgtgtgtgtgtgtgtgtgtgtgtgcgtgtgtgtgtacgtgttccTCGCATGTTATTATTTGATCATCCTCTTTATTTCAGTGTAATACGAATTTATTGACCAGCACTCACATTGTGCAATAATTAGCATAATCCCCAATAAAATTGAGTTTGTTCAGCTATGGTGGTGGAGTTCACGTAACACTAAGTGATAAATAGTACGATAGGCAAAAATGTTTGGACAGAACTCCTCCAGAATGAAGAAGGGGCCCTTATGTCCATGTCCCCAACTTTTACAGGACTCACtttgaaaaagaaacaaatgaaaagatagTATTATACTGTTTTATTTGGTAATGTGAATTTTACCTTGATAACATTTCTTTAACTGGAACGCTATTTTATGTTCCTATACATTGCATACAGGCGTAAAGGTGTGGataatgtgtttatgtgtgtggggCAACAAGTGTGGTATCGCTGGCATATAGGTGGGTTGATAAAATTATCCTAGAAGGTAGGTGAGTATGAGTAGCTTGCGAAGTACACGGTCACCATACATCCCATGAACACAGTAAACAAAAGGGTCATCTTCAGCATCCTCAATGCAGATACCTGTGGCGTGGTcgtccctgcctccctgtcatGGGTGGTAAAGCAATTATTGTTAGTGTGACATATGTGCTGTTgttaataaatgaacaaatacatAGACagcaaatagataagtaaatacataTCCTAAGAACATACGAGTGCCAGCTACTGACCTGAGGTTTTCTTTGGTCGCCTTACTAAGAAACTTCAGCCACATCAGCATCAGAGACACGGAGATCACGTCCCTGCGGCCATGACAGACTAATGTAGCTTGCATTGTGCGGTACCTTGCTTCGTATTCACAGAATATCATCGGGgcaaaatcatcatcattatcaccatcatcatcattatcatcattgctagTTGAGAATATCGTCTAAGttagaaaattataataatgcgACGTCTATCGCTGTTAAAGTTTAATAGTATGAACGAtggaattattttctttttattaattaatcttACACTTCTATGTCAATAGAAACTTGAGTGTCCTACCAAGACTCTCGGTGAATGGGGAGAACAGGCAGGATGGATGAGTCTGCTTCAAGGAAAGGAGGGCCTCGAGCAGCGGCCCTCAACGCTACCCCCACGAGGTACACGAGCAGACACAACAGGAACCCAAAGCTGACTGACCACACTGCGTGCAACTCCACTATCTCTGAAATTATTGATGAATAAAGATGAGGTAAGTAATGGTATGGACAAGTGTCGTTGTATATATTGGTGCACATTGCAACCTAACGCAGATATGAACATTCATAACTGATTATAGTACATgtattatacatacatattttgGCTAATAGTATAAACACGTCATTCGCTTGCTCTTGTATTCACGTAAGTGCATGAGACAGTTAATTTCTCGACATCACCGTCACTTACTGTCTCAATTACAACTTAATCACTCCATGACTTCGTCCACTTTGTCTATATATTCTTACACACACGGTTCGCCTGACGAGTCACTGCCCGGGCAAGGAAGGGCATCAGACCAGGGAAGCTCGAAATCCCCCTGTACTTGATACCAGCGACCGGCAACAAAAGCTCAGACTCAT encodes:
- the LOC123505345 gene encoding uncharacterized protein LOC123505345, whose translation is MNAWGNICRSLNLIVSFVLFYTTYFQTDRENGFMWTMVFLMPALLTFIVSARPQIMEIVELHAVWSVSFGFLLCLLVYLVGVALRAAARGPPFLEADSSILPVLPIHRESWDVISVSLMLMWLKFLSKATKENLREAGTTTPQVSALRMLKMTLLFTVFMGCMVTVYFASYSYSPTF